One stretch of Aquimarina sp. Aq107 DNA includes these proteins:
- a CDS encoding alpha/beta hydrolase, translating into MKTKLILLALFITKLIFVQAQMDDKFYFPKKDLNQIAWENYEELMLNTETDTISVLILKPKETPKATIFYFHGAGGNITYYLPLTQILAENNFQVVMVDFRGYGKSTGTPTHNNIAKDGELFFETLLKKKGIKETPKIIYGVSIGTQIATLLAKNHQDKIEGLVLEGTMASFTDIAMYHVPEYKDFLEKNYISPYSAKEDIKTINKISKLFLHSKEDKDVPFTQGEIVYNNASEPKEFLEFKGEHLHALKYRREQILQKINEMIE; encoded by the coding sequence ATGAAAACGAAACTTATATTACTAGCATTATTTATTACTAAACTTATTTTCGTCCAAGCACAAATGGACGACAAATTCTATTTCCCAAAAAAAGATTTAAATCAGATAGCTTGGGAAAATTATGAAGAATTAATGCTTAACACAGAAACTGATACAATTTCTGTATTAATTCTAAAACCAAAAGAAACACCAAAAGCAACTATATTTTATTTTCACGGAGCTGGAGGAAATATAACATACTACCTTCCCTTAACACAAATATTAGCAGAAAATAACTTTCAGGTAGTTATGGTTGATTTTCGAGGGTACGGAAAATCAACAGGAACTCCTACACACAATAACATAGCTAAAGACGGTGAATTATTCTTTGAAACTCTTCTTAAGAAAAAAGGAATAAAAGAAACTCCAAAAATAATATATGGAGTCTCTATTGGAACTCAAATTGCTACTTTACTAGCCAAAAATCATCAAGATAAAATTGAAGGATTAGTATTAGAAGGAACTATGGCATCCTTTACAGATATCGCCATGTATCACGTACCTGAGTACAAAGATTTTTTAGAAAAAAACTATATCTCTCCCTACTCAGCAAAAGAAGACATAAAAACCATTAACAAAATTTCTAAACTCTTCTTGCATAGTAAAGAAGATAAAGATGTACCATTTACACAAGGCGAAATCGTATACAACAATGCATCAGAACCAAAAGAGTTTCTAGAATTTAAAGGAGAACACCTACATGCACTTAAATACAGAAGGGAACAGATACTACAAAAAATCAATGAAATGATAGAATAA